One stretch of Streptomyces hygroscopicus DNA includes these proteins:
- a CDS encoding 3-hydroxybutyryl-CoA dehydrogenase produces the protein MAKKLAVIGAGLMGSGIAQVSAQAGWDVVLRDVTDEALRRGTDGIRASYEKFVSKGKLTAEEAERALGRITTTTDLAAAADADVVVEAVFEKVEVKREIFRTLDELVKDDTILASNTSAIPITKIAAATRNPERVVGTHFFSPVPMMGLCELVRGHKTSDETLAAAREFAEGVGKTCIVVNRDVAGFVTTRLISALVVEAAKLYESGVATAEDIDTACKLGFGHAMGPLATADLTGVDILTHATDNIYTESQDEKFAPPEIMRRMVDAGDVGRKSGEGFYRY, from the coding sequence GTGGCCAAGAAGCTCGCGGTCATCGGAGCCGGACTCATGGGGTCCGGTATCGCGCAGGTCTCGGCCCAGGCCGGCTGGGACGTGGTGCTGCGCGATGTGACCGATGAGGCGCTGCGCCGCGGCACCGACGGCATCAGGGCCTCGTACGAGAAGTTCGTCTCCAAGGGCAAGCTGACGGCGGAGGAGGCCGAGCGGGCGCTGGGCCGGATCACCACCACGACGGACCTCGCCGCCGCCGCCGACGCGGATGTCGTGGTGGAGGCGGTCTTCGAGAAGGTCGAGGTCAAGCGGGAGATCTTCCGTACCCTCGATGAACTGGTCAAGGACGACACGATCCTGGCCTCGAACACCTCCGCCATCCCGATCACCAAGATCGCCGCGGCCACCCGGAACCCGGAGCGGGTCGTCGGCACCCACTTCTTCTCGCCCGTCCCGATGATGGGGCTGTGCGAGCTGGTCCGCGGTCACAAGACGAGTGACGAAACCCTGGCCGCCGCACGGGAGTTCGCGGAGGGTGTCGGCAAGACCTGTATCGTCGTCAACCGCGATGTCGCGGGCTTCGTCACCACCCGGCTGATCTCCGCGCTCGTCGTGGAAGCGGCGAAGCTGTACGAGTCGGGGGTCGCCACGGCCGAGGACATCGACACGGCCTGCAAGCTGGGCTTCGGCCATGCGATGGGACCCCTCGCGACGGCCGACCTGACCGGCGTGGACATTCTGACGCACGCCACCGACAACATCTACACCGAGTCGCAGGACGAGAAGTTCGCACCGCCGGAGATCATGCGCCGGATGGTCGACGCGGGGGACGTCGGCCGTAAGAGCGGCGAGGGCTTCTACCGCTACTGA
- a CDS encoding ABC transporter ATP-binding protein, protein MAVITTNGLTHTFRTKRGPVTAVRGIDLTVERGEILGFLGPNGAGKTTTLRMLTTLLPPTGGSATVAGRDLARDPAGVRRRIGYVAQSGGVDPTVSVREELVTQGRLYRMAKTEATARAGELARDLGLTELLDRPCAALSGGQRRRLDIALGLVHRPEILFLDEPTTGLDPGSRADLWELIRELRSEHGMTVFLTTHYLDEAEALADRLVIVDQGLVAAEGTAERLKAGHGGSPDATLQDAFIAITGRATAPRKPAPLAV, encoded by the coding sequence ATGGCAGTCATCACGACGAACGGCCTCACCCACACCTTCCGGACCAAGCGCGGCCCCGTGACCGCCGTGCGCGGTATCGACCTGACCGTCGAGCGCGGTGAGATCCTGGGCTTCCTCGGGCCCAACGGAGCGGGCAAGACCACCACGCTGCGCATGCTCACCACGCTGCTCCCGCCCACCGGCGGCAGCGCCACCGTCGCCGGGCGCGACCTCGCCCGCGATCCGGCCGGGGTGCGCCGGCGGATCGGATACGTGGCGCAGTCCGGCGGGGTCGATCCGACCGTCTCCGTACGGGAGGAACTGGTCACCCAGGGGCGGCTCTACCGGATGGCCAAGACCGAGGCGACCGCCCGCGCCGGGGAGCTGGCCCGGGACCTGGGCCTGACCGAGCTGCTGGACCGCCCCTGTGCCGCGCTCTCCGGCGGGCAGCGGCGGCGGCTGGACATCGCCCTCGGCCTGGTCCACCGGCCCGAGATCCTCTTCCTGGACGAGCCGACCACCGGCCTCGACCCCGGCAGCCGCGCCGATCTGTGGGAGCTGATCCGCGAGCTGCGCTCCGAGCACGGCATGACGGTCTTCCTGACCACCCACTACCTGGACGAGGCGGAGGCGCTGGCCGACCGTCTGGTCATCGTCGACCAGGGCCTGGTGGCCGCCGAGGGGACCGCGGAACGGCTCAAGGCCGGGCACGGCGGCTCACCGGACGCCACCCTCCAGGACGCCTTCATCGCCATCACCGGGCGCGCCACCGCTCCGCGGAAGCCCGCCCCGCTCGCCGTCTGA
- a CDS encoding TetR family transcriptional regulator, which translates to MAEGLRERKKRQTRQHISDVATGLFMERGFDAVTIAEIAEAAEVSVNTVYNYFPAKEDLFVDREEEVVDRPSRLVRERAGGRSAARALMDQLRQDIRERHPYVGLTEGYERFRRVIVESPTLMARLFAIQGRTVQQLGATLREEAAADPRDPTPEFIAHQLIGLQNAVLRSIIRGLAEGGGVDEVAEDALRNVDVMESLLSDTVLNYAVKNTP; encoded by the coding sequence ATGGCGGAAGGACTCAGGGAGCGGAAGAAGCGGCAGACCAGGCAGCACATCTCGGACGTCGCGACCGGGCTCTTCATGGAGCGCGGCTTCGACGCGGTCACGATCGCGGAGATCGCCGAGGCTGCCGAGGTCTCCGTCAACACGGTCTACAACTACTTCCCGGCCAAGGAGGACCTCTTCGTCGACCGCGAGGAGGAGGTCGTCGACCGCCCCTCCCGGCTCGTACGCGAGCGTGCGGGCGGACGGTCGGCGGCGCGGGCGCTGATGGACCAACTGCGCCAGGACATCCGCGAACGGCACCCCTACGTCGGGCTGACCGAGGGCTATGAGCGGTTCCGTCGGGTCATCGTGGAGTCCCCGACGCTGATGGCCAGACTCTTCGCCATCCAGGGCAGGACGGTCCAACAGCTCGGTGCCACCCTGCGCGAGGAGGCCGCCGCCGACCCGCGGGACCCGACGCCCGAGTTCATCGCGCACCAGCTCATCGGGTTGCAGAACGCCGTCCTGCGCTCCATCATCCGCGGGCTCGCGGAGGGCGGCGGCGTGGACGAGGTCGCCGAGGACGCCCTCCGCAATGTCGACGTCATGGAGTCGCTCCTGAGCGACACGGTCCTCAACTATGCGGTGAAGAACACACCGTGA